A segment of the Geitlerinema sp. PCC 9228 genome:
GTGCTGCGGGAAGGCGATTTGTTGAAAGTAGACACCGGTGCCTATTACGAAGGCTTCCACGGCGACTCCTGCGTCACCATTCCCATTGGAGAAATTAGCGACGACGCCGCCAAGCTAACACAGGTAGCCGAAGAAGCTTTGTATGCTGGTATCAAGCAGGTGAAAGCTGGCAATTACCTACTCGATATCGCGGGTGCCATTCAAGACCACGTGGAAGCCAATGGCTTTAAGGTGGTAGAAGACTTTACTGGTCACGGAGTGGGGCGCAAACTGCACGAAGAACCTTCCGTGTTTAATTTCCGCACCCACAGCATGCCCAATGTGAAGCTGCGCGCTGGCATGACCATCGCAATCGAGCCGATTCTCAATGCCGGTTCCAAGCAAACCCGAATTTTGCCGGATAAATGGACGGCGGTTACGGTAGACAATGCCCTATCTGCTCAGTTCGAGCATACCGTATTGGTGACCAAAGACGGTTATGAGATCCTAACCGATCGCAATTTGGTCTAAATGCCATAAATTCTCAATTGGGAGGAGGATTGATGAGGGTTTTTGGCTGGCGTCTATCCGGTTCAAGCCCTACTGAGTCGCTCCTTCCCAGTTGAGTTTCGTTGGATTCCAGGTTCTTTCCAGGCGGGATTGTGCCTGTTCTAGTGCCGCTTGGGGAGAGGTTCCCAGCAAAACAGATTCGATCGCACGCCCTAAATTGCGCGAGAGGCGGGCGTATTCGGGTATAATTGGACGCGCGTATGCCCACTGCATTTGGTCGAGAAATACTTGCAAGCTGGGCTGTTGGGCAATAAATTCTTGATAGGCTTCACTACGACGGGCTTGGAGATTGGCGGGTAAATAGCCGGTTTGCAATGCCCACTGCTGTTGAAATTCTTTACCTACGGCATATTCTAAAAACTTCCAGGCAGCTTGTTCCCGTTCGGGATTTGTCTGCATGAGGAACAAATTTTCGCCGCCAACCACCGCCGCAGGTTGGTTTTTGCTGGGGAAGGGAAATACGCCAAAATCTACACCCGTTTCTGGTAAATAGCCTAAGGTCCAAGGTCCG
Coding sequences within it:
- the map gene encoding type I methionyl aminopeptidase; translation: MNILTNLLSQQPAQQASRSQKKRRGVEIKSQREIEIMRQAARIVATVLKEISEMAAPGMTTGDLDAHAEKRIREMGATPSFKGYYGFPASICASINHEVVHGIPSKKRVLREGDLLKVDTGAYYEGFHGDSCVTIPIGEISDDAAKLTQVAEEALYAGIKQVKAGNYLLDIAGAIQDHVEANGFKVVEDFTGHGVGRKLHEEPSVFNFRTHSMPNVKLRAGMTIAIEPILNAGSKQTRILPDKWTAVTVDNALSAQFEHTVLVTKDGYEILTDRNLV